A DNA window from Pungitius pungitius chromosome 1, fPunPun2.1, whole genome shotgun sequence contains the following coding sequences:
- the LOC119222197 gene encoding deoxynucleoside triphosphate triphosphohydrolase SAMHD1-like — MASPPSDQSKVFNDPIHGHMEMHPLLVKIIDTPQFQRLRHIKQLGGTYLVFPGASHNRFEHSLGVAHLAGELVRALHQRQPELLITPRDILCVQIAGLCHDLGHGPFSHMFDGMFIRKARPGYDWKHEDASVKMLNHLVRVNNLRPVMRKHGLVLPTDLDFIKELITKPQRPERPAWPYRGRPVDKSFLYEIVSNKRNGIDVDKWDYFARDCYHLGIKNNFDYSRCLMFARVCKVKGEKQICFRDKEVGNLYDMFHTMLCLHRRAYQHKVTNIVETMITEAFLKAEGYILFEGSEESMSLSATIDDMEAYTKVTDDVFDQILNSSSDELEESRNILQAVVGRRLYKCLGQAQPTRCVNLEDIEASWEDALTQQDPPVPDRGDFFVDVISFDYGMKAKNPIDSVRFYKKANPNKAVWIRRNQVSNILPQQFAEQLIRVYCKNMDPRILEAATKTFVQWCQDESFAML, encoded by the exons ATGGCCAGCCCACCATCCGACCAGAGCAAG GTGTTCAACGATCCCATCCACGGCCACATGGAGATGCACCCTCTGCTCGTCAAAATCATCGACACGCCTCAGTTCCAGAGGCTCCGTCACATCAAGCAGCTCGGGGGGACCTACTTGGTTTTCCCCGGAGCGTCCCACAACCGCTTCGAGCACTCCCTCGG GGTGGCGCATCTGGCTGGAGAACTGGTCCGAGCTCTGCATCAGAGGCAGCCGGAGCTCCTCATCACCCCCAGAGACATCCTCTGCGTGCAGATCGCCGGGCTCTGCCACGACCTCG GACACGGGCCTTTCTCCCACATGTTTGATGGAATGTTCATCCGTAAAGCACGTCCAGGTTACGATTGGAAG CATGAGGACGCCTCCGTTAAAATGTTAAACCACCTGGTGAGAGTCAACAATCTGAGGCCGGTGATGAGGAAGCACGGCCTGGTGCTGCCCACGGACCTGGACTTCATCAAGGAACTGATCACCAAACCGCAGCGCCCGGAGCGACCGGCG TGGCCCTATAGAGGCCGTCCAgtggacaagtccttcctctaTGAGATCGTGTCCAACAAAAGAAACGGCATCGATGTGGACAAGTGGGACTACTTTGCCAG GGACTGCTACCACCTGGGCATCAAGAACAACTTTGACTATAGCCGCTGCCTGATGTTCGCCAGAGTGTGTAAGGTGAAGGGGGAGAAGCAGATCTGCTTCAGAGACAAG GAAGTGGGCAATCTGTACGACATGTTCCACACAATGCTTTGCCTCCACCGGAGAGCCTACCAGCACAAAGTGACCAACATCGTGGAGACTAT GATCACGGAGGCCTTTTTGAAAGCAGAGGGATACATCCTGTTCGAAGGCTCTGAAGAATCAATGTCTCTCTCCGCTACCATCGACGACATGGAGGCCTACACCAAGGTGACAG ATGACGTCTTTGATCAAATCCTCAACTCATCCTCCGATGAGCTGGAGGAGTCAAGGAACATTCTTCAAGCCGTTGTGGGTCGACGCCTCTACAAATGTCTCGGCCAGGCTCAGCCGACGCGTTGCGTGAATCTCGAA GACATTGAAGCGAGCTGGGAAGACGCTCTGACTCAACAGGACCCTCCAGTTCCGGATCGTGGGGACTTCTTTGTCGAT GTCATCAGCTTTGACTATGGGATGAAAGCGAAGAACCCCATCGACAGCGTGCGCTTCTACAAAAAGGCCAACCCTAACAAAGCCGTTTGGATCCGCAGGAACCAG GTGTCTAACATCCTCCCTCAGCAGTTTGCAGAACAGCTGATCCGAGTCTACTGCAAGAACATGGACCCACGGATTCTGGAGGCGGCCACGAAGACCTTTGTCCAGTGGTGCCAGGACGAGAGCTTCGCAATGCTTTAG
- the samhd1 gene encoding deoxynucleoside triphosphate triphosphohydrolase SAMHD1: MASRKRSFPPDSSLSTPGKRAPGPGASETDYARWGAEETCLYLRAEGLGEWEEAFREQRITGVGLRCLADADLEKMGLKLLGDRLRVLHSLRKLWQMEAGPSKVFNDPIHGHMEMHPLLVRIIDTPQFQRLRHIKQLGGAYFVFPGASHNRFEHSLGVGHLAGELVRALHQRQPELQITPRDILCVQIAGLCHDLGHGPFSHMFDGKFIPKARPGHTWKHEEASVDMFDHLVKVNDLEPVMREHGLVLPEDLDFIKEQIAGPLDPKESKWPYKGRPEDKSFLYEIVSNKRNGIDVDKWDYFARDCYHLGIKNNFDYSRCLMFARVCEVDGQKHICTRDKEVGNLYDMFHTRNCLHRRAYQHKVANIVETMITEAFLKADGHILFEGSDGKMFSLSEAIDDMEAYTKVTDNVFEQILNSSSAELKNSREILKNIVCRRLYKCLGHTQADQHENVPQERIASWEAALARCVSQDVVLDSEDFIIDVINLDYGMKEKNPINSVRFYSKDDPSKAVQIRKNQVSKLLPEQFAEQLIRVYCKKNDSKSLEAAKKNFVQWCMDENFSKPQDGDIIAPELTPLKPSWQDDNDKEKITFGKARIQLFKR, from the exons ATGGCGAGCCGAAAGCGATCGTTTCCCCCCGACAGCAGCCTCAGCACTCCGGGGAAGAGAGCCCCGGGGCCCGGTGCGTCAGAGACGGACTACGCGCGATGGGGAGCGGAAGAAACGTGTCTGTACCTGCGGGCAGAAGGTCTTGGAGAGTGGGAAGAGGCATTCAGAG AGCAGAGAATCACCGGGGTAGGGCTGCGCTGCCTGGCGGATGCTGATTTGGAGAAGATGGGCTTGAA GCTCCTTGGGGACCGCCTGCGAGTTCTACACAGCCTCAGGAAGCTGTGGCAGATGGAGGCAGGGCCGAGCAAG GTGTTCAACGATCCCATCCACGGCCACATGGAGATGCACCCTCTGCTCGTCAGAATCATCGACACGCCTCAGTTCCAGAGGCTCCGTCACATCAAGCAGCTCGGGGGGGCCTACTTTGTTTTCCCCGGAGCGTCCCACAACCGCTTCGAGCACTCCCTAGG GGTGGGGCATCTGGCTGGAGAACTGGTCCGAGCTCTGCATCAGAGGCAGCCGGAGCTCCAAATAACCCCCAGAGACATCCTCTGCGTGCAGATCGCCGGGCTCTGCCACGACCTCG GACACGGGCCTTTCTCCCACATGTTTGATGGAAAGTTCATCCCCAAAGCACGTCCAGGTCACACCTGGAAG CATGAGGAGGCCTCCGTGGACATGTTTGACCACCTGGTAAAGGTCAACGATCTGGAGCCGGTGATGAGGGAGCACGGCCTGGTGCTGCCCGAGGACCTGGACTTCATCAAGGAACAGATTGCCGGGCCACTGGACCCAAAGGAGTCGAAG TGGCCCTATAAAGGCCGTCCagaggacaagtccttcctctaTGAGATTGTGTCCAACAAAAGAAACGGCATCGATGTGGACAAGTGGGACTACTTTGCCAG GGACTGCTACCATCTGGGCATCAAGAACAACTTTGACTATAGCCGCTGCCTGATGTTCGCCAGAGTGTGTGAGGTAGACGGGCAGAAGCACATCTGCACCAGAGACAAG GAAGTGGGAAATCTGTATGACATGTTCCACACAAGGAACTGTCTCCACCGGAGAGCCTACCAGCACAAAGTGGCCAACATTGTGGAGACTAT GATCACTGAGGCCTTTTTGAAAGCAGACGGACACATCCTGTTCGAAGGCTCTGATGGAaagatgttctctctctctgaggccATCGACGACATGGAGGCCTACACCAAGGTGACAG ATAACGTCTTTGAACAAATACTCAACTCGTCCTCCGCGGAGCTGAAGAACTCGAGGGAGATTCTTAAAAACATTGTGTGTCGACGCCTCTACAAATGTCTCGGCCACACCCAGGCGGACCAACACGAGAACGtcccccag GAGAGGATTGCGAGCTGGGAAGCCGCTCTGGCTCGATGCGTCTCTCAGGACGTGGTTCTGGATTCAGAGGACTTCATCATCGAT GTCATCAACTTGGACTATGGGATGAAGGAGAAGAACCCCATTAACAGCGTGCGCTTTTACAGCAAGGACGACCCGAGCAAAGCCGTCCAGATCCGCAAGAACCAG gtgtctAAACTTCTCCCAGAGCAGTTTGCTGAGCAGCTGATCCGGGTCTACTGCAAGAAGAATGACAGCAAGAGTCTGGAGGCGGCAAAGAAGAACTTTGTTCAGTGGTGCATGGACGAGAACTTCTCAAAGCCTCAG GACGGAGACATAATAGCCCCCGAGCTGACTCCTCTGAAGCCCAGCTGGCAGGACGACAACGACAaggaaaaaataacatttggtaAAGCCAGAATTCAGCTCTTTAAAAGATAA